TGGTGAACCACCAGCGCACCTCGGGGTCGTCGGTGGGCACGACCTCCCCGTCGACCACCTCGGCCTGGCGTGCGGCGTGTTCCAGATGCATTTCGAGGACGACCTGCGGGAACAGCTCGGGGTGCGCCGCGATGAACGCCTGGGTGCCCGCCGCCCCCGCCATGTGGCCTGACGTCAGCACGAACAGCATGTTGTGCGGCCGCAGTTCCCGCGGCACCGACGCCCAGAACGTGGCCTGCGCCAGGACGAGCGCCACCCCGGAGGCGTCCTCCACGGCCGACGCCCAGGGACCGTCGTGGTGTGAGCCGACGATCACCCAGTGGTCGGAGGCGCCGGGCAGGGTGCCCACCACATTGTGGGTGGTCTCCTCGGTGATGGTGGCATCGGAGACGATCCGGCCCTCGCACTCCCCCGACGCCATCAGCTCGCGGACCCGCTGCCCGTCCTTGCCACTCAGCCAGATGCCCGGGATGGAGCGCCGCTCGGCGTCATAGGGCCAGTAGAAGTCGCTGGTCTCCCAGGGCAGTCCGGTGAGCAGGCCGACATAGGCCGTGGCGCCGTCCTTGATGGCGATGTCGAAGTCCAGCACATGGGGAAGGTCGAAGGGCACGGTCTGAACGAGGTCGGGGAACACGCCCTCGGGGTCGTAGGAGCCGGTGGCGCGGGCCTGCACCTCGGTCTGCGGCAGCCGGGTGAAGCCGATCTCCTGCACCGCGATGGAGCCCCGCACCTCCCCGTCCTCCATCCGCACCAGCCGGCCCTCGGTGCCCTCGGTCGGGGTGGTGTACGGCAGGGCGAGTCCCTCGAAGCGGATGACCT
This genomic interval from Streptomyces asiaticus contains the following:
- a CDS encoding M28 family peptidase, which translates into the protein MSGWPELEKYIDRAPTSKEMMAWIELIVSQGIRRAGYPADGWTEEWAAEQFRETGLADVRLEPLDTPIWRPRSAAFEIWPSDRPDEVIRFEGLALPYTTPTEGTEGRLVRMEDGEVRGSIAVQEIGFTRLPQTEVQARATGSYDPEGVFPDLVQTVPFDLPHVLDFDIAIKDGATAYVGLLTGLPWETSDFYWPYDAERRSIPGIWLSGKDGQRVRELMASGECEGRIVSDATITEETTHNVVGTLPGASDHWVIVGSHHDGPWASAVEDASGVALVLAQATFWASVPRELRPHNMLFVLTSGHMAGAAGTQAFIAAHPELFPQVVLEMHLEHAARQAEVVDGEVVPTDDPEVRWWFTTQAPQLEQLVAESLAAEDLRRSWILSPTAFAPNPATDGAYFYYTGVPLVQLITTPMYIFDPRDTPDKVDEQSLVPLTKGAARIIAGTAGCEPDTLRVPIQTAADGTE